The genomic segment atttaacaaaatatgttttattaacatatcgattatatattcattttcaaaattaatatatgtctgaacatatatatatatatatatacaatttcaTTCTTCTgttgtttataaaaattatactcTAGTGAAATATAAAggaatttatacatatatatttatatgtttctttCGATAAGATATCAAAGTGTATTTAAtcgaataatatattattgttatatatatatatatatatatatatatatatatatatatatgtaaatgttAAAGTTAAAGTTAAAGTTtgtaaaataagaaaaaaaaaaaaaaaaaaaaaaaaaaaaaaaaaaagaaatttatataaatatatctatgtatatacatatatatatatatatatatatatatatatatatatatgttttattataaataacttTTTAATTCTCATAATTAACATATTGTtgtttttgaaaatattaaatattcttcgcatttaaaaaaaaaaatatatgtttacatgtatataaataaataaatatatatatatatatatatatatatatatatttattgtgtcaaattttataacacacaaaagattatataagaactttcatttaatttgtacttgcttttttatcattcatatatttaacatAATCATCCTTAATCATGTTCATTCTTTCATTGTAATATGTTCtatcttcatcatctaaAAATTcgtcatttttttcttttaacttttttaaaataaattcttcCCTTTCACTTTTGTTCCTGAGCTTTCTCCAGTCAATATAGCTTATATGGATAACATTATaacctaaaaaaaaaattaaatcataaaaatatatgaataaaaatgcaaataatatatacatatatatatatatatatatatatatatatatatatatttatgtgcacatatacataataataaatttcttttttttttatatttaaaattttatttcctttttctgATTATACCTAGCTTGGTTAATATCCGATGCTTCAATTTTGTGTATGTGGTGTATCGATTACTATTTGCATAAAAATGAGAAGGACCATCAACTTCTATAGCTATAGGTCTATCATCTGCAAAAAGGgaattttcttcttcttttttattatcgtTTTCGTTTTGTACATTTTCGTTTTGTACATTTCCGTTTTGTACACTTTCGTtttgatttttattatcactaGTTGCTTTTAATGGACTAGCTAATTTTTCGGTTATTAATTTGATAAGTTTTagtttctcttttttttcttcttctgtTAAATTTTCATCAACTTCAAAAACGTTAGGaatatcttcttcattttctatCCATTCAGAAGATGTATTTTTATCACTAcatgtattattatcatcttgatttattttattattatctataatGTGATTTTCCATATTGTCCTTTTCgtcattttgtttatttaattttctgttcattataatttcttcattattttcttttacatttgaattttcctttatattcttttctatattttcatatttatgttCATTCGATtgatcatttaaaaaattatcctTATCATTTAATGGTATATCattacttatattattatcatatgaatAATCTTGTGAATTatggtatatatttttattatcaaaataattatttgatTTTTGTTTATCCTTTATATAATCCtcctttgtttttatattttcattattataaggtgacatattattatgcatattatattctttattatgattataattaagataattattattataatcagcATTCTTATAAGATCGTTCATCTACATTTTTGTTATGTTCCCTATTTTCTTTCCTCTTTTTCAAAtccttcatatttttatttgatgtTGTGTCATTATACATATTGTGTATGTCATCAagatcattaatattattataattattgtttGTGTTTGGATAATCTAATTTATGACGGTCATCATtaccatatttattttcttcattataataattatcatgaaaatattcatcatttatttcattatgtgtcatattattttccatCTGATTCATATTCGGATTTACAgaaattttatcattattatatttgttttcaTAATTGTGTACATAATTCTTCtttgtataattatttgaattatattGAATATGTTGACTTGTTTTTAACTTAACATCATCTTTTGGAATGTCTccactttttatatttttcttattcacCTCATTATCATCCtggtaattattattattattattcttaatatttttatttacaggTATGTAATTCGAATAGCTATTATTAATGTAGTTGTTTTTTCCATCACAAAAAAAGCGACGGATTTTTATttgagaataaaaaaaagtctTTCCCCTCTTCAACaacattattaaatataaaaaaaaaaaaaaaatatatatatatattatatatatatatatatatatatatatatatatatgtatatcatataagggataaataaatattacatatataaaaagtaatattCTTGAATtgtagaaaagaaaaaattttcaatgaatatatatatatatattaaataatattcacatatatatatatattaaataatattcacatatatatatatattaaataatattcacatatatatatatattaaataatattcacatatatatatatattaaataatattcacatatatatatatattaaataatattcacatatatatatatattaaataatattcacatatatatatatattaaataatattcacatatatatatatatatatattaaataatattcacatatatatatatatatatattaaataatattcacatatatatatatatatatattaaataatattcacatatatatatatatatttatatatataactttatTCAAGGAATAATTGCCACACAATAtcatctattttttttttttttttttttttcgttgtaggtttgttttatatatatcattattataaatgttcattcttttaaatattatatatatacacaaatgaaaaaaaaaaaaaattataaaaataagaaatatttttaaactaAGTGggtatgtataaaatatgaaaaaaaataaatatatatatatatatatatatatataatatatgtacaatcCTATATGGATTTAAGGGGCGCACAGAAAAAtgaggtaaaaaaaaaaaaagaaaaaaaaaaaaaagaaaaaaaaaaaaaagaaacattatataatataatataaaggaaGTAAgcttatatacatatatatatatatatatatatatatatatatatatattcatatattagttaaatgtaaaaaatatatatatatatttttttttttttttttacatttaccTATCATTTTATGTAATCTTTATTaaacttaaatatatatactataagatttttattataattatcatacacttaatatatgtttttctatttcttttgtgaaaaaaaaaaaaaaaaaaaaagaagaaataaaaagtacACCTACATAcacttttatattaatttatatttccatACTTTTGTAACATTATATTAGATATTAATGTGAAGAACCATATTTGATTATATGACtacttaaaataataaataaaaaaaaaaagggaataTCTATCAATAAAATGGTGAAATAAgcccacatatatatatatatatatatatatatatatatatatatatatttatttattgttattatattatttattattttgtattttttttatttttgaatttATAACCTTTTGTAAGAAATGAGAAGAAATATCTCTATGCTTAAATaccatatattatacaagAAAGCATTAAAACCCACCTGGTTCCaagaatatagaaaaaatgaaGTGAACTTTTTCTTTCTCTTCGATAGGAagagaaatattatatcagGAAATATTTcagaaaataaagatatgaaaataaaacatgTGGAGGacacaaaattaaaaagtgtaaagaaaaataaaaatgtgcaAGAAGAAGAAAACGATGAAGATGTGTATGTATTAAATGGAAAACCTTTATATGCacagaaaaataaaaaaagtaaagatgagataaaaaataaagtgtcttctttaaagaaaataaaatatttaacaaaCACAgataatttcttttatgcTAGATTAAATGAAAGCTTaagtaaaacaaaaaaaaataaaccagataaaaaggaaataatagaaaaagaagaatataataataccgATCAAATAATACAAGaaatagaatataaaaaagttaaCGATGAAaataacaaacaaaaaaatatttcgacttatatatatagtactGAAAATATACAGGATAATCAAAATGTAGAGGATAATCAAAATTCACCATGtgttgataatataaaaagtgatatatataatgaactTACCAATAGTCATaacaacataaataaaaataataatgctatcattaataatgataataataaatgtacaGAAAAGATGCCGGGGGAAAGCAAACAAATGTTCTCAGGAAATTTTGTGAATCTtactaataatattagaATTGAtgaaaacaaattaaatatagaAGGAAACCATGATAGATTaacaacaaataatatatataataataaacaagtaaatgaaaaagaagaaaataaaattcattctaataaatcaaataatgaatataatgaacagagtaatgatttaaatattaaaaattttcctaatgataataaaagtacAAAACAAGATATTTTTGAAGttttaaacaaaataaataatgaaaaggataaaaaagAAGTAGAAAAATTcttgaattattttttattatataaaaacaataaccCTTCAAATATTTTAGGAAATTTTGttagtttttatttttgtaatatctTAAGTGAAGATCTAAAagatttaaaatattcatattatgatGGAGTAAAATTATGTGTTAATACTTTCTTAAATTCTTTGAGagaattaaatgaaaacCAAATATCTAAAATGACAAATGTTTATTTagaagaatattttttaaatatattccgTATTTTAAAAGATCATAATCTGAATTTacattttgataatatagaaataatcaatatcaaattattaagtgtatataatatattaggtTTAATTCGAAATATTAATGGGAAAAgaaattttcaaaaaaaaaaaaacatcaaaaagtttttatatcaatatatatgtattgataataaagatgttgctttattaaaaagtaaaaatagaataaaattcttatcaaatattataaaaaatggagTAACTACACGTATGCATATATTAGTAACTTTGTCGTATGATTTATCTTCATATGATAATGTTTCTTccaatattattacaaaaaataatattaaaaatacaacAATGGAATTAATATTTGAAAACCAGTTGGAAAATCCAAACTTCTCTATACAATCTAATGATactttaaatttaaaatcaTCTGGCTGGTATTTGGTAGACATCAATCAAATATTAAATGAGAACTTGCCTTATgaatgataaatattattttgatatataatatatatatatatatatatatatatatatatatgtataaatataaattgaattgttttttgtataatatattgatatttttttttttttttttgtgcgttaatatatatatatatttaatatgtatattttttttatgtgtgtTCATTTCATGCGATCTTTAAGAAAAGAAcacataacaaaaaaaaaaaaaattaaataattaaaatggatataatatttttacaaaaaagatttacaaaaaaagaaaagaaagaaaaaaaaaaaaaaaaaaaaaagctaaaaattaaataatacattaaatatgcaaaatatgtgtaatatatattaatatatgaaatatatatatatggttacatatatgtatatacatatacatataaatgtgtacccttttcattttttattcaaCGAATGGTAGCTTCATATAAAAGACATCTTCAGataatttattcatttcttCAAGTTCAGGTAAATTCTTATGATATTCTGTGGCATCTATATGTGTTTTCTGTTCTTCTTCATATTCTTTGTCAACTTCATCcaatttgtttttctttttctgcTTTTCTAAATCCCtacaaaattaaatatgaagaattataaaattattatattatgatattatgaaattataaaaatatgatattatgaaattataaaaatatgatattatgaaattataaaaatgtgatattatgaaattataaaattatgatattatgaaattataaaaatatgatattatgaaattataaaattatgatattatgaaattatgaatattttaatatatgctcatatttaaaacaaataaacatgAAAACCATTTTATTATGAACCGTTCATATAACTAGCTACAAAATAGCTAACATATCACATGATTTCACCTTTACATGTtcatgttaaaaaaaaaaaaaaaaaaaaaaaaaaaaaaatacaaacaaaataattcatatatatatatatatatatatatatatatatatatatatatatatatatttatatatatttatatatatatttatttatttattcatattcttTGTAGATGTTATATACTTACTcctttatcatatataatatttttctgaTTTGATTATTTTCCACATCATAAAGAGAGGAATGAAAACTTTCTTCTTCCTGAGGTGATCcttctataatatttttttttgatttcttCAAAACTTGTGCTCTTAAAGTGTTAAGTTGGTCTTCACTAAACGGTTCAACATCCTTTGCTGAATTTTCATAAAGGTGGATAGTTTCTTCTgcaagaatataaataataccaATTTTGTCATTGTCTTTATGTTTggagaattttttttttaaaattaattcttttatataatcaatGGGAAATGTAAAATTTTTGTATTCTTTTAGTAGtagttcttttatattatcgtTTACATTTAGATTTAGTATGTGTTCCTTTTTAATTGGTTTttgattatttaatataaggTTCATTCTTCCAATTTGATTATCATACGAacatggatatatatataacctattttttaattttttaagatCTTGTAAAACATAATTTAATTCATTAACATTAAGTTTATTTACTTTATCCCACAAgagtttattaaaattttgtatgttttctatatttaattcattaGGTTTATCTAGAGCAATATCAAAAATGCTTGTTAACAATTCTTGACAATCTGTTTGTAGAAGTTCTTTATAAGAATTTTCGTTGGATGAAAAATAATCAGAAACAATTtgtctatatattttataattttcttctcCTAAATATGTAAGAATATAATGTTCACGAATACTTGAATAATTTACATAAGATTTATTAAAACCTGAAAGATAAttatcacatatatttttcaataattTGAAATTTTTgtcaatattatttttatttaatctaTATTCAGTATCTTTATGTAATTCTGctttcataaaataaatatcatatttttcaaagAACAGTTCTTCAAACGTATgttgatttatatttttgtttacatATTCTGTAGTAGATTTCTGATTTCCATCCTCTTGATTTTTTGTGTCAATATTGTTAACAATATTTATGTCTTCATTTGTACTACTTGagttgatatatatttttttttttttttgttgttgttgttgttgttgttttttAGTTTCCTTTTGTTTGATTTCATCATGTAACATATGTTgttcttctttatatttagaaGGTACTATATACGAGTCTTtgtcttttttaaaaaatgtgttatatatattgataattgCACTATTggataaattaaatacattTCGTATACTTTGTCTTTTAACATTTTCAAATCTACAAAAAAAGATATCTCCTacttttaaattttcatGATCAATGTAACGTTTTTCAATTAGTGTGATGACATCCTTTTCAACAATATTTGGAAGTTTTGATTTgtcattaattttatttgattcttgattttttataatatctgTAAGTATATCTGTTTTCAAAATTTTTGTAGAAAGaataacaaaattattaaagaATGCTATAACTTTTGAGGGATATCTTAATTTTGCATCAtaattaatacaaatattatttttattagtaatttgtttaataatatc from the Plasmodium falciparum 3D7 genome assembly, chromosome: 14 genome contains:
- a CDS encoding RAP protein, putative produces the protein MLLKRGKTFFYSQIKIRRFFCDGKNNYINNSYSNYIPVNKNIKNNNNNNYQDDNEVNKKNIKSGDIPKDDVKLKTSQHIQYNSNNYTKKNYVHNYENKYNNDKISVNPNMNQMENNMTHNEINDEYFHDNYYNEENKYGNDDRHKLDYPNTNNNYNNINDLDDIHNMYNDTTSNKNMKDLKKRKENREHNKNVDERSYKNADYNNNYLNYNHNKEYNMHNNMSPYNNENIKTKEDYIKDKQKSNNYFDNKNIYHNSQDYSYDNNISNDIPLNDKDNFLNDQSNEHKYENIEKNIKENSNVKENNEEIIMNRKLNKQNDEKDNMENHIIDNNKINQDDNNTCSDKNTSSEWIENEEDIPNVFEVDENLTEEEKKEKLKLIKLITEKLASPLKATSDNKNQNESVQNGNVQNENVQNENDNKKEEENSLFADDRPIAIEVDGPSHFYANSNRYTTYTKLKHRILTKLGYNVIHISYIDWRKLRNKSEREEFILKKLKEKNDEFLDDEDRTYYNERMNMIKDDYVKYMNDKKASTN